The sequence CAATTTGCTGTCGTCAGCGTTCGACGGGAAAGCCCCCTCAAAGTCACCCTGGAGGCCAATCCCAGAGACGTCCACTACACGCTTAAGAGCGTGTGGGTGGCTTTGGAAATCATTCGCATGTTGGCAGGGGGAGCGGCTAGTGACCTCACGGTCCACGGACCAACTCATGCCGCGCACGGCGACGTCGTTAGGGCTAATCAGCTACCAGAGCCATCCCCGCAGGTAAAGAAGCAAGAGCTAGCTCTCGGAGGGGTCCGTGAAGGGGGCAGTGTCGGCCAGGGTGTGCAGGGTGAGCTCAAAGTGAAACTGTCGAATGGGGACGAAATCGACTGTAAGATCACGATGTTTGCGCGGGCTGTCGATAATGACACTGCTTTCATCGCAGATATCGCTACAGCCTGCGTCCAGTTCCCGCAATAAGAAAACGAGGCTTCCAGCGCAAAGCACGCCGGATCTGCGCGGCGATGAGCGCCTGCACGTCGTCGGCGACTTCGGGCAGTCCCGATTCGAGGTACTTCGCGCTGCGGCCGGGCGAGTGCCGGGCGGCCATGTTCTCGTGGACGCGGACGGCGTAAATGGTGTCATAGGAGACAGCTGTCGTCAGGTTCTGCTCATCGACCGAGGTCGTGCCACTGCGTTCGAGGATGCCCTCGTTGATCGGCACCCGCTGTCGGCTGGCGCCGAGGAAGTGCTCGGCGCGAAGCAGTGCCCCGCGGGATGCTGCCTGGCGCCGGTCACTGCGGCGCCATTCCAGCGCAGGCGGGCGCGCTGGGGACTCACTCGCACATCACCTCCGAGCAGGCAGGGACTGGAAGGCTTGGGGCGGAGTGGTGCGCGACCGAGATCACAGTGCGGGAGCGTTCTCCTTGAACTTGCGATGTGGCGGTGTCACCACCCGTCCGCCGGTCCGCGCGCCCATGCCTGATAGCTGGCATCCGCAAGGATCTCCATGAACGGACCGTCGGCCAGGAGGTTGACCAGGTCGAGCGGTCGGGCCTGGGCGATGCCCGCGCAACTGCCCGGTCAGACGGGGCTGTAGTACAGCACGCGCCCGTCAGCGTCCGTGAGGACCATGGACGTCACGGCGTTCTGCTTGGCCTTGCCGGAGACGAACTTGTTCCGGCCTTTGCGACCTGCGGCCGGGCGTCGCACGCTGATCTCCGTGCCGTCGATGATCCCGGTCTGACCGCTGGCGCCCAGCCCGCGGTCCGGGCGGCGTTCATCCTCGGGCGTGTGCGGGCAGGTCTCGCGTTGCTGGTGGCTTCCCGGCACGCCTGTGCCTACAGCCCCCAGAAGGCCCGGGAGTCCTGGAAGTGGCCACTCAGGGTGTGTCAGGGGCACCGCCACGGCCGCGGCCGGCGGGCCGGTTAGAGGACCCGCCCGTCGTGCTGTTCGTGTCCTGTTGCCCGGCTGCCGTGGCGCCCGCCCGCCCAAGTTGACGGTGCATGGCGCAGGGGATTCCCCCGGACGGCGGAGCGGGCAGGCTGAGGCGGCCATGACATACCCATACGGTGCTGACCCGAAGGGGGACCGTCTCGTGCTCCGTAAGCCAAGCGCCCTGCTCGCCGCCTCCGCCCTGCTCCTCCTCGGCACCGCGACGCAGGCCGCGGCCGACACCCCGCCCCCTGCCGCGCCGTCGGCCGCCTGCACCTACACGCCGGCCGTTCCCGCAGACAACTTCAAGGGGATACCGGTCTTCGACCCGGTGAAGGCCGCCAAGCCGTACAGCGCGACGCTGCGCACCGGCCAGGGCGCGATCACCTTCCGGGCACTGACCGACAACGCTCCCTGCACCACGTACTCCTTCAAGTTCCTCGCCCAGCGCGACTACTTCGACCGCTCGCACTGCCACCGGCTCACCACCGCGCACATCTACGTGCTCCAGTGCGGCGACCCGACCGGCACCGGGAGCGGCGGACCCGGCTACGCCTTCCCCGACGAGAACTTGACCGGGGCGACCTATCCCGCCGGGACGGCGGCGATGGCCAACGCTGGGCCCAATACCAACGGAAGCCAGTTCTTCTTCGTCTGGAAGGACACCAAACTCTCGCCCGCCTACACGCCATTCGGCAAAGTCACCGCGGGCCTCGACGTGCTCCAGAGGATCGCGGTGGGCGGCGAGGACGACCAGAACGGGCCGGGAGACGGCTTTCCGATGCTGCCGGTGAACATCAAGCGCGTACAAATCAAGAGCAGGTAGTACGGTCCGGCGCCGGCCCGGTCCTTGCCGGAGGCTTCGTCCGTCCCGGTCATGGTCGGCGTCGTACGAGTTGGCCGACGAGACCGTCCAGCGGGGAAGAAATTCC is a genomic window of Streptomyces griseochromogenes containing:
- a CDS encoding peptidylprolyl isomerase codes for the protein MLRKPSALLAASALLLLGTATQAAADTPPPAAPSAACTYTPAVPADNFKGIPVFDPVKAAKPYSATLRTGQGAITFRALTDNAPCTTYSFKFLAQRDYFDRSHCHRLTTAHIYVLQCGDPTGTGSGGPGYAFPDENLTGATYPAGTAAMANAGPNTNGSQFFFVWKDTKLSPAYTPFGKVTAGLDVLQRIAVGGEDDQNGPGDGFPMLPVNIKRVQIKSR